A stretch of the Deltaproteobacteria bacterium genome encodes the following:
- a CDS encoding YjbQ family protein: MYPFTVATRSQTEMIDITGQVRAVVREAGMVNGLCCVFVPHTTAAVTINENADPDVPRDILMELNKVIPFDDHYRHGEGNSAAHIKASLIGSSETVIVERGELVLGTWQSLFFCEFDGPRTRRVLVKLISGNP, translated from the coding sequence ATGTACCCCTTCACCGTCGCAACCCGTTCTCAAACGGAGATGATCGATATTACGGGACAGGTGCGGGCCGTGGTCCGCGAGGCGGGAATGGTGAACGGTCTGTGCTGTGTTTTTGTTCCTCATACGACAGCAGCGGTGACGATCAATGAGAATGCCGATCCTGATGTCCCCCGTGACATACTCATGGAACTCAACAAGGTCATTCCCTTTGATGACCATTACCGCCACGGTGAGGGTAACTCGGCGGCTCACATCAAGGCTTCCCTCATCGGTTCATCTGAAACGGTGATAGTGGAAAGGGGCGAACTGGTCCTCGGCACCTGGCAGTCGCTCTTTTTCTGCGAGTTCGACGGGCCGAGAACACGGCGCGTGCTGGTCAAACTTATTTCCGGGAACCCGTAA